One stretch of Bosea vaviloviae DNA includes these proteins:
- a CDS encoding WcbI family polysaccharide biosynthesis putative acetyltransferase, translating into MSATAAAGMTQGTEQERPSADAWRLLPSMEVHEPARRWADGSVSVLLLIPARTFLYGPFLRLAQGRYRISFRCGVRMPLQGDHPVLGLEVVAQNRILCAWRDFTAADLRSGEQSVTFDVPSDLSIEGGADAPFEFRYSHFGNAWLTMLDVTLHSEAPGDPADSQPAAIEAWRLLGRLRTLPRPGGVSLSPVSINWLKLGRSSATLRLPMGTYRVDLACDLKGARRQADPALEIAVRTRDGTPLGLGRFNASDLAKGHVSFEFGVPMDLSMDVGVPRAIDFRIRHFRNASLLLRSFDLHRLSPQVVVPSMLERDQPRLAYHPTKKRIVIFGNCQGNLLAEALRDHSGFSRQFSVKHHYMELPAYLHEQGRRDLEECDMLLIQDIREWEQYPLRDYVPEQLPTLRYPCVRFASLWPFDAFNGPDDKLARNRDFPNFEFTYFDGLLARLRKELPDHERRFKAYESLQIERVVDFKRLHTFEERRLEEMDRKFTVGIGAYILDNFRNRQVFYTTAHPNGAIMKMLVKHVTRELGLSLHFWLPGSLNSLRRLQVPVHPKVAAALGVKWADAQRTYLVRGEWITWEEYVRKYISYYG; encoded by the coding sequence ATGAGCGCGACGGCTGCAGCCGGAATGACGCAAGGGACGGAGCAGGAGCGCCCGTCTGCCGATGCGTGGCGGCTGCTTCCGTCGATGGAAGTGCATGAGCCGGCACGGCGCTGGGCCGATGGTTCCGTTTCCGTCCTCCTGCTGATACCGGCGCGAACGTTCCTCTATGGCCCGTTCCTGCGCCTTGCGCAGGGGCGATATCGCATCTCCTTCCGCTGTGGGGTGCGGATGCCGTTGCAAGGCGATCACCCCGTGCTCGGCCTCGAAGTCGTCGCGCAAAACCGGATTCTGTGCGCCTGGCGTGATTTCACCGCGGCGGATCTGCGTAGCGGCGAGCAGAGCGTGACGTTCGACGTGCCGTCGGATCTGAGCATCGAGGGCGGGGCCGACGCGCCCTTCGAGTTCCGCTACAGCCATTTCGGGAACGCCTGGCTGACGATGCTCGACGTCACGCTGCACAGCGAGGCGCCGGGCGATCCCGCGGACAGCCAGCCTGCGGCAATCGAGGCCTGGCGGCTGCTGGGGCGGTTGCGCACCTTGCCGCGCCCTGGCGGCGTGAGCTTGTCTCCGGTCTCGATCAACTGGCTGAAACTTGGCCGCAGTTCGGCGACCCTGCGCCTCCCGATGGGGACCTATCGCGTCGATCTGGCCTGCGATCTCAAGGGCGCGCGGCGCCAGGCGGATCCGGCTCTCGAGATCGCCGTCAGGACCCGCGACGGCACCCCGCTCGGCCTCGGCCGGTTCAACGCGAGCGATCTCGCGAAAGGCCATGTCTCGTTCGAGTTCGGCGTGCCGATGGATCTGAGCATGGATGTCGGTGTCCCGCGCGCCATCGATTTCCGGATACGCCATTTCCGCAATGCCTCGCTCCTGCTGAGATCGTTCGACCTGCACAGGCTGTCCCCGCAGGTCGTGGTGCCTTCCATGCTGGAGCGGGATCAGCCGCGGCTCGCCTACCATCCGACGAAGAAACGGATCGTGATTTTCGGCAATTGCCAGGGCAACCTGCTGGCTGAGGCGTTGCGCGACCATTCCGGCTTCTCGCGCCAGTTCTCGGTCAAGCACCACTACATGGAGTTGCCTGCCTATCTGCACGAGCAGGGGCGACGGGACCTGGAGGAGTGCGACATGCTGCTGATCCAGGACATCCGGGAATGGGAGCAATATCCGTTGCGTGACTATGTGCCGGAACAGTTGCCGACCTTGCGCTACCCATGCGTTCGCTTTGCCTCGCTCTGGCCCTTCGACGCCTTCAACGGGCCGGACGACAAGCTGGCGCGCAATCGCGATTTCCCGAATTTCGAGTTCACCTATTTCGACGGGCTGCTGGCGCGCTTGCGAAAGGAACTCCCCGATCATGAACGCCGCTTCAAGGCCTATGAATCGCTGCAGATCGAACGCGTGGTCGATTTCAAGCGTCTTCATACGTTCGAAGAGCGCCGCCTGGAGGAGATGGACCGCAAATTCACAGTCGGTATCGGCGCCTATATCCTCGACAACTTCAGGAACAGGCAGGTGTTCTACACCACGGCCCATCCGAATGGCGCGATCATGAAGATGCTGGTGAAGCATGTGACCCGAGAGCTCGGCCTCTCCCTGCATTTCTGGCTGCCGGGCTCGCTGAACTCGCTGCGCCGATTGCAGGTTCCGGTCCACCCCAAGGTCGCGGCCGCCCTCGGAGTCAAATGGGCCGATGCCCAGCGGACATACCTTGTCCGCGGCGAGTGGATCACCTGGGAGGAGTATGTCAGGAAGTATATCTCCTACTATGGCTAG
- a CDS encoding DUF1778 domain-containing protein, whose translation MPQTTTRSTRLEARISPDALTVLKRAAEIQGRSLSDFVVAAAQEAAQKTIAETQIIRLSVDDQRALAQSLLNPPVPTPALHGARDAHHRLVLDSQ comes from the coding sequence ATGCCCCAGACGACCACGCGTTCCACCCGCCTTGAAGCGCGGATCTCGCCGGACGCACTTACCGTCCTGAAGCGGGCCGCTGAAATCCAAGGGCGCAGCCTTAGCGACTTTGTCGTGGCGGCAGCCCAGGAGGCAGCACAGAAGACGATCGCTGAAACGCAGATCATCCGGCTTTCCGTCGACGACCAACGCGCACTTGCGCAATCACTACTCAATCCGCCCGTGCCTACACCCGCTTTGCACGGTGCCCGCGACGCCCATCACCGCTTGGTGCTGGATTCGCAGTGA
- a CDS encoding fatty acyl-AMP ligase: MRGFSSLAEVLQHQAVQRPDVAAVTVYSDRPGERPSLTFAGLHAQAACLADQLAAQTVPGDRALLIFPSCLEFVVAYFACLMAGVVAVPMMPPRRNANHDASAAIMADCTPRLALSPTKDSDPRGTLRERLTERGIRHVPVALAPEPVVARGWLRDATELAFLQYTSGSTSTPKGVMVSHKNLLDNLEMMRARLGNHTDSAHVSWIPLYHDLGLIMNLLQPIYLGAPCVLMTPSGFMHRPLNWLRAIHEHGAEVAAAPNFAYDLCVDRFRSEQMEGVDLSSWKIALNGAEPVRAATLERFTATFEPYGFDARAMRPAYGLAEATLLVSAADRGAETRIRDVSASGLKDARVAAPEHLDDISRIASCGSAMAGLSLAVVDPETRRRLPPGRIGEIWLQASSVACGYWERPAESEATFRARIEADSERPPGQENSWLRTGDLGHIDTDGELYVVGRLKDVMIVRGVNHYPQDIEATVAASHPSLRRDHGAAFAILDDEGAELIVVVQEVERTQRHSLSAPEVAAAVQAAVVNNHDIALHKIVLIRPGTLPKTTSGKIQRSLTKRRWLDGELEPWNSANQPADQPADSH, encoded by the coding sequence ATGCGCGGATTTTCGTCCCTTGCCGAGGTATTGCAGCACCAGGCCGTCCAACGACCCGATGTCGCTGCGGTGACGGTCTATTCCGACCGACCGGGTGAACGGCCATCGTTGACCTTCGCAGGGCTCCATGCGCAGGCCGCTTGCCTGGCGGACCAGTTGGCCGCGCAGACCGTGCCCGGAGACCGGGCCTTGCTGATTTTCCCGTCCTGCCTGGAATTCGTCGTCGCCTATTTCGCCTGTCTCATGGCCGGCGTGGTGGCGGTGCCGATGATGCCGCCGCGCCGCAATGCGAATCACGATGCCAGTGCGGCCATCATGGCCGACTGTACGCCGCGCCTGGCGCTCAGCCCTACCAAGGATTCCGATCCGCGTGGCACATTAAGGGAGCGCCTGACTGAGCGAGGCATACGCCACGTCCCGGTCGCCCTGGCGCCCGAACCGGTCGTGGCTCGAGGGTGGCTCCGCGACGCCACGGAACTCGCTTTCCTGCAATACACCTCCGGCTCCACCTCGACGCCCAAGGGGGTGATGGTCAGCCATAAGAACCTGCTCGACAATCTCGAGATGATGCGGGCGCGCCTCGGCAATCACACGGATTCGGCGCATGTGAGCTGGATCCCGCTGTATCACGACCTCGGCCTCATCATGAACCTGCTGCAGCCGATCTATCTCGGTGCGCCTTGCGTCCTGATGACTCCTTCGGGCTTCATGCACCGGCCGCTGAACTGGCTGCGGGCAATCCATGAACATGGAGCCGAGGTCGCTGCCGCCCCGAATTTCGCCTATGATTTATGCGTTGATCGCTTCCGGTCGGAGCAGATGGAAGGCGTCGACCTCAGCAGCTGGAAGATTGCCCTCAACGGCGCCGAGCCGGTGCGGGCCGCCACGCTCGAGCGCTTCACCGCCACCTTCGAGCCCTATGGTTTCGACGCTCGCGCGATGCGCCCGGCCTATGGCCTCGCCGAAGCCACCCTGCTGGTCAGTGCAGCGGACCGAGGAGCCGAAACGCGCATCCGCGACGTCAGCGCCAGCGGTTTGAAGGACGCTCGTGTCGCAGCGCCCGAACATCTCGACGATATCTCCCGGATCGCAAGCTGCGGTTCCGCCATGGCCGGCTTGTCTCTGGCCGTCGTCGATCCGGAGACAAGGCGCCGGCTGCCGCCGGGCCGGATCGGTGAGATCTGGCTTCAAGCCTCTTCGGTCGCCTGCGGCTATTGGGAGCGCCCCGCCGAAAGCGAGGCGACCTTTCGCGCCCGCATCGAGGCGGATTCGGAGCGTCCACCCGGGCAAGAGAATAGCTGGCTACGCACCGGAGATCTCGGCCATATCGACACCGATGGCGAACTCTATGTCGTCGGGCGCCTGAAGGATGTGATGATCGTCAGGGGGGTCAATCATTACCCGCAGGACATCGAGGCGACCGTTGCTGCCAGCCATCCGTCCCTGCGGCGGGACCACGGCGCGGCCTTTGCGATCCTCGATGATGAGGGCGCCGAGCTAATCGTCGTCGTGCAGGAAGTTGAACGAACGCAGCGACACAGCCTCTCGGCTCCCGAGGTGGCGGCTGCCGTGCAGGCGGCCGTGGTGAACAACCACGATATCGCCCTGCACAAGATCGTGCTGATCCGGCCGGGAACGCTGCCAAAGACGACCAGCGGCAAGATCCAGCGCAGCCTCACCAAGCGGCGCTGGCTGGATGGGGAGCTGGAACCATGGAACAGCGCCAACCAGCCCGCCGATCAGCCCGCCGATTCGCATTGA
- a CDS encoding GNAT family N-acetyltransferase produces MTASFVIQSLAPEHDRLAFSCGVDALDRYLQNQASQDVRRHISNCFVASPVESAAIAGYYMLAAASVPVLDLPEAETKRLPRYPVLPTALIGRLAVDRQYRRRNLGGALLFDAIQRAARAEPAVFAMIVDAKDEDAAAFYQHFGFMPFANRPMSLFLPVATAMKLLKI; encoded by the coding sequence GTGACGGCCTCATTCGTTATTCAGTCCCTTGCGCCCGAACACGATCGCCTGGCTTTTTCCTGCGGCGTCGATGCGCTCGACCGCTATCTGCAGAACCAAGCCAGCCAGGACGTGCGCCGCCATATCTCTAACTGCTTCGTCGCGTCCCCGGTGGAGAGCGCCGCCATCGCCGGGTACTATATGCTGGCGGCCGCCAGCGTGCCGGTGCTCGATCTACCTGAAGCCGAAACCAAGCGCCTGCCGCGCTATCCTGTGCTTCCGACGGCTCTGATCGGCAGGCTCGCCGTTGATCGCCAGTACCGCAGGCGGAATCTTGGTGGCGCACTCCTGTTCGACGCGATCCAGCGTGCGGCGCGCGCCGAGCCTGCGGTATTCGCGATGATCGTGGACGCCAAGGACGAAGACGCCGCGGCTTTCTACCAACATTTTGGGTTTATGCCTTTCGCCAACCGACCGATGAGCCTGTTCCTGCCCGTCGCCACAGCGATGAAGCTGCTGAAGATCTGA
- a CDS encoding CDP-alcohol phosphatidyltransferase family protein: protein MIRIHNSLVGGVERQALAWLVRRIPARVTPDGLTAFGIFGAFVTLVSYALTAWSPAFLWLASLGLVFHWFGDSLDGSLARFRKIERPRYGYFLDQTIDVIGNLLICVGMGLTAYVRMDAALLAMAGYHALSIYSLVRACVSGEFHVSLAGTGPTETRLLIIMMNTMIFFFGAPQFVVSGVAMTWCDVTVFLMAAGYFVTFGYFLASYASELAREEPSRAETSSEGTRS from the coding sequence TTGATTCGGATCCATAACAGCCTTGTAGGCGGTGTCGAGCGGCAGGCGCTGGCTTGGCTCGTCAGGCGCATTCCTGCGCGTGTCACCCCTGATGGCCTGACAGCCTTTGGTATCTTTGGTGCCTTCGTGACCCTTGTCAGCTATGCGCTGACAGCTTGGTCACCCGCCTTTCTTTGGTTGGCCTCGCTTGGCCTGGTGTTTCACTGGTTCGGCGATTCGCTCGATGGCAGCCTTGCGCGTTTCAGGAAGATCGAGCGGCCGAGATACGGGTATTTTCTCGATCAGACGATCGACGTGATCGGCAATCTCCTGATCTGCGTAGGGATGGGGCTGACGGCCTATGTTCGTATGGACGCGGCGCTGCTCGCGATGGCGGGCTACCATGCCTTGTCGATCTACTCGCTCGTGCGCGCCTGCGTTTCCGGCGAATTCCACGTTTCGCTTGCCGGGACGGGACCGACCGAGACGCGGTTGCTCATCATCATGATGAACACGATGATCTTCTTTTTTGGCGCGCCTCAGTTCGTGGTCAGCGGTGTCGCGATGACATGGTGCGACGTCACGGTATTCCTGATGGCCGCCGGCTATTTCGTCACCTTTGGCTATTTTCTGGCGAGTTACGCCAGCGAGCTCGCGCGGGAAGAACCCAGCCGCGCGGAGACTTCGTCGGAAGGCACGCGCAGCTAG
- a CDS encoding acyl carrier protein: MDPASLADRIFMPSDSETEQFCKSCLAEMLDIDENEILPSTTFASLGLDSAAAVHFVLETEQRIGIELYPGVTHDYPTVAEFAAYLGRRVGTS, translated from the coding sequence ATGGACCCGGCCTCACTCGCTGACAGGATCTTCATGCCTTCGGATTCCGAAACGGAGCAGTTCTGCAAATCATGTCTGGCTGAGATGCTCGACATCGACGAGAACGAGATTCTGCCTTCTACGACATTCGCCAGCCTGGGCCTGGATTCAGCTGCAGCTGTCCATTTCGTCCTGGAGACCGAGCAGAGGATAGGGATCGAGCTCTATCCGGGCGTCACCCACGACTATCCGACCGTCGCGGAATTCGCCGCCTATCTCGGCCGACGCGTCGGGACTTCCTGA